The Primulina eburnea isolate SZY01 chromosome 13, ASM2296580v1, whole genome shotgun sequence genome includes a region encoding these proteins:
- the LOC140809507 gene encoding probable E3 ubiquitin-protein ligase RHC2A encodes MSATPSITSPPRLFYHPAFWCHSCDMSIGLPPSPTPTALLCPHCHRDSLEQMDLEDSLASPSPASRNPFSMDPSNATSLTLTPSDDNFLLNSPYLHRLIHHLTTAATDVENPRSNPAPKASIDLLEEITITLDNDPTLLCPVCKDPFVINSVAKLIPCKHAYHSECIVPWLEINNSCPVCRYKLPTCQEKGAGSGMEDVRFMRFEEFVDDEVDLYGFRNTLRHIVRRQGWSEEGNVGSGSEENLFSPTQVGAVERGDEVLGRENSVETVSSWPRWQVDDDGRGNGDGGASAIT; translated from the coding sequence ATGTCGGCCACCCCATCAATCACCTCCCCTCCCCGCCTCTTCTACCACCCCGCCTTCTGGTGCCACTCATGTGACATGAGCATCGGCCTTCCGCCTTCTCCCACACCCACCGCCCTTCTCTGCCCTCACTGCCACCGTGACTCCCTCGAACAGATGGATTTGGAAGATTCTTTGGCCTCACCTTCCCCTGCCTCACGAAACCCCTTTTCCATGGACCCCAGCAACGCCACCTCGTTAACCTTAACCCCTTCCGATGACAATTTCCTTCTCAACAGCCCATATCTCCACCGCCTCATCCACCACCTCACCACCGCCGCTACTGATGTCGAAAACCCACGTTCTAACCCCGCTCCGAAAGCCTCCATCGATTTATTAGAAGAAATCACGATTACCCTCGATAATGACCCTACTTTGCTTTGCCCGGTATGTAAGGACCCGTTTGTTATAAACTCTGTTGCAAAACTGATTCCGTGTAAACACGCGTATCATTCAGAGTGCATCGTTCCTTGGCTCGAGATAAATAACTCTTGCCCCGTGTGCCGGTATAAGCTACCCACATGCCAGGAGAAGGGTGCGGGGAGCGGAATGGAGGATGTGCGGTTTATGAGGTTTGAAGAATTTGTGGATGATGAGGTGGACTTATATGGGTTTAGGAACACGCTTAGGCACATTGTACGAAGGCAAGGGTGGAGTGAGGAGGGAAACGTTGGTAGTGGCAGTGAGGAGAATTTGTTCTCGCCGACACAGGTTGGGGCAGTGGAGAGAGGAGATGAGGTTTTAGGGAGGGAAAATAGTGTGGAGACAGTGTCGAGTTGGCCAAGGTGGCAGGTGGATGATGATGGGAGAGGTAATGGTGATGGCGGGGCATCTGCAATAACTTGA